Part of the Clostridium sporogenes genome, TAAAAATCATAATTTATTAATTGAAGCTTTTTATAAGCTAAAACAGGAATATAAAAACATAAAATTACTTTTATTGGGGAATGGAGTAGAAGAGGCAAAATTAAAAGAAAAGGTAGACAAACTAAATTTAAACAGTAATATTATATTTTTAGGGTTTAAAGAAAATATAGAGGATTATATAGAAATAGCAGATATAAGTATATTAACTTCTTTAAATGAAGGGGGAGCACCACCTTTAGTTATATTAGAAAGTGGTATAAAAAAAGTACCTGTAATAGCATCTGATGTAGGAGATATACCTTGTACTATAAATAAAGATAACGGTTTTTTAATAGATCCTACTTCTGCTCATGATATATATGATAAAATGAAGGAAGCCTACAATAATAAAAATCAATTACATATCTTAGGTGAAAATTTATATGATACTGTAATTAATAAATACTCTATGGAGAGTTTTTGTAAATCCTATTATGAATGTTATAAAAATCTGATTTAGTATTTTGGAGTGGATTAAATGAAGGAAAACAAAGCTTTAAAAAGTTCTGTTTTTGTTATGCTATTAATAATATTAGGAAAAGTCTTTGCACTAATAAGAGATTCTTTAATAGCAGCAAAATTTGGAGCTACTGATATAACAGATATATACAATTTTTCATTGGGTATAGTATACCTTTTAACTACTATAAGCTATGGGTTAACTACCACCTTTATACCAATTCATACGGAGAATTTGGAAAATGGAAACAAGAAAGAAAGTAATAAATTTGTAAATAATGTGCTTAATACTTTTTCCATAGGAACTATTATCTTAACTATATTAATGATAATATTTGCAAAATATATAATCTATATTTTTGCTCCAGGATTTCAGAAAGACTTAATTGTTTTCAATACTTCTATTAAAATAACTAGAATAATGTTACTATCTTTGATTTTCATAAGTTTACAAAGTGTTATTACAGGAGTGTTGCAATCCCATAAACAATTTTTGGAACCCGCGGCTATGGCAATGGTATCTAATATAGTCTATATTATATATCTAGTCTTTTTAGCTAGTAACTATGGAATGGTGGGTTTTGCGGTAGCTATAGTATTAGGTTTCTTTGCACAATTCATAATAAATATACCTAAATATAAAAAAATAGGTTATAAATATAGTACATATATTAATTTAGAAGATAACAAAACTAGACAAATGTTCAAACTTACAATGCCTGTTATAATAAGCACTTCTGTTATTCAATTAAATTCTGTTATAAATAGAGCTTTTGCTACTACTATTTTTGGGGGAGCAGCTACTATATTGGACAATGCAAATAAAATAAATACATTAGCATATGAAGTATTCGCTATAGGAATAGCAATGATAGTTTATCCAACGCTATCTGAATTAGCTGCTAAAAATGATAAAAAACAATATAAAGTAGAATTAGGAAGAGCTATAAATATAATACTTGTAATAATGGTACCAGCAGCAGTTGGAATTGCAACCCTTAGGGAACCACTTATAGATGTAATTTTTAAAAGAGGAGCCTTTAGTGAAAATGCTGCTTCTTTAACGTCACGAGCATTACTTTTATATACTCCAGCTATGATAGCTTATGGTGTAAGAGATATATTAAATAAGGCTTTTTATGCTATAAAAGATACTAAAACTCCTATGATTAATAGTTTTATAGGTATAATAATAAATGTAGTAATAAATAGTTTACTAATAAACTATTTAGGGGTTAGTGGGCTTACATTAGCAACTAGTATATCAGCCATTATTATAACTATAATTATGTTATTGGATTTAAATAAAAAATTAAACGGCATAGATATTAAGAATATAATCATATCTTTTATAAAAATAATTTTAGCTGCTTTGTTTATGGGAATAATAGTTACTGTTATAAATAAGTTTACTTTATTAAGATTAGGAATTGGAACTAAAGGAAGTGCGATATCGATTTTAATTTGCATGGTTATTGGTGGGATATCTTATACTTTAGCTATATATTTATTAAAAGTTAAGGAGATACAAGATATAGTAGAACCACTATTAAAAATATTAAAACTTAAAAAATAAATAGTCAATTATATTGTAAAGGAAATCTAATTTTGATATAGTATAAACAGTATTTTAATAATTTATTTATGATAAATTGTTAAAGTACAATATATGTATATTATTAGAAATTATAATGTTCATTAAAAATATGTTACAAATTAAATGAATTATATGGCTAATAATTTTAATATTTTTTCTTAATACTGAGATTCAGCTTCATTTTGGATGAGTAAAGGATTCACACAAAATATTCACTCTGTGTAAGCTACTCCTTACACCAAAGCATAGGATTGTATACTTTGCTTAATAGAAATGAGAAGTGTAAAATATCTGTATTTATTTAACTATAATTTAGATGAAATAAAAAATCAATATAGATTAAGTTTTATTTTATCTTAGGAGGAAACTAATATGAGTGATAGTCCCAAGGAGTTTATAAAAAGATTTATTGGTTTTTCTATGGGGCCAATATTATCGGCTATTATTAGCTTTTTTACTGTTCCTATAACTACATATTTTGTAGTTCCAACGGAATTTGGAAAAGCTTCTATGTATACAATGGCTTTAAGTATTAGCTCAATGTTTATATTCTTAGGTATGGATCAATCTTTCACTAGGGAATTTAATTCAGAAGAAGATAAAAAATCTTTATTTTGGAATTCCTTAATTGTGCCTTTAATATTTTCGTTAATACTAGGAGCTTTTTATATAATTTATTATAAACCATTATCTGTATTAATGATTGATACTGTTGATAGGTATATAGTAGTTATATTAGCAATATCATTACCTTTTGCAGTTATAGATAGAT contains:
- the murJ gene encoding murein biosynthesis integral membrane protein MurJ, which translates into the protein MKENKALKSSVFVMLLIILGKVFALIRDSLIAAKFGATDITDIYNFSLGIVYLLTTISYGLTTTFIPIHTENLENGNKKESNKFVNNVLNTFSIGTIILTILMIIFAKYIIYIFAPGFQKDLIVFNTSIKITRIMLLSLIFISLQSVITGVLQSHKQFLEPAAMAMVSNIVYIIYLVFLASNYGMVGFAVAIVLGFFAQFIINIPKYKKIGYKYSTYINLEDNKTRQMFKLTMPVIISTSVIQLNSVINRAFATTIFGGAATILDNANKINTLAYEVFAIGIAMIVYPTLSELAAKNDKKQYKVELGRAINIILVIMVPAAVGIATLREPLIDVIFKRGAFSENAASLTSRALLLYTPAMIAYGVRDILNKAFYAIKDTKTPMINSFIGIIINVVINSLLINYLGVSGLTLATSISAIIITIIMLLDLNKKLNGIDIKNIIISFIKIILAALFMGIIVTVINKFTLLRLGIGTKGSAISILICMVIGGISYTLAIYLLKVKEIQDIVEPLLKILKLKK